Proteins encoded within one genomic window of Edaphobacter lichenicola:
- a CDS encoding alpha/beta hydrolase, with product MTLQVGTATVQVSTHPHAGSAALIYFGGNAEDVSLDITDIIDAFPGRAIYALHYPGYGGSSGSPSQQAVFADSLALFDRVHAEHPNIVVIGRSLGSGVAVWIASQRPLARFILVTPFDSLGDAAEEQYPFVPVRWLLRDKFESWRYAPQVTASTRIIVAEDDEVIPRSSSERLRTRFREGIVSYVVVPKVGHNTVQNNPGYWVLLNQ from the coding sequence ATGACCCTTCAGGTCGGAACTGCGACAGTCCAAGTGTCCACCCATCCCCACGCTGGGTCCGCTGCGCTCATCTATTTTGGAGGGAATGCGGAAGATGTTTCGTTGGATATTACGGATATTATCGATGCGTTTCCTGGCAGAGCCATTTATGCACTTCACTACCCGGGCTACGGCGGAAGCTCCGGCAGTCCGTCACAGCAGGCCGTCTTCGCCGACTCGCTGGCGCTATTTGACCGAGTGCATGCCGAGCATCCAAACATCGTAGTTATCGGGCGAAGCCTTGGGTCCGGCGTCGCCGTCTGGATAGCCAGTCAGAGGCCCCTCGCGCGCTTTATCCTGGTCACACCCTTCGACAGTCTCGGGGACGCCGCCGAGGAGCAGTATCCTTTCGTGCCAGTACGCTGGCTATTGCGCGATAAGTTTGAATCGTGGAGATACGCGCCTCAGGTGACGGCTTCAACTCGGATCATCGTCGCAGAAGACGACGAGGTAATTCCACGCTCCAGCTCCGAGCGCCTGCGCACACGATTTCGAGAGGGCATTGTTTCTTATGTTGTCGTGCCCAAAGTTGGGCACAATACCGTCCAGAACAACCCAGGCTATTGGGTTCTTCTGAACCAGTGA
- a CDS encoding amidohydrolase family protein, whose protein sequence is MALRLKMALIIFSLGSPVALCSSVALAQQGAAANVPGRQSPAQEVVVLRNARVIDGTGAPPREHVSLLLRNGKIEQVGGVEMAAPAGAQVRDLTGKTVMPGLISAHSHLGLLVEDAESSATGYTRENVTAQLKQYERYGVTTILSLGLNRDLVFVLRDEQQAGRLGGASIFTAGRGIGVPDGAPPLPAAADQIYRPATEKEARRAVDEMAAERVDIIKIWVDKLHGRAPEMTPEIYKAVIDEAHKRHVRVAAHEYALEDAKQLVADGVDVLAHSVRDQVVDDAFVRSMKQHHVWYVPTFTVDESAYIYAEDPDFMKTAFFQQAAGSKLMAKFDAAGYAEKIMQDPQTTQHKRDFEVGQQNLKKLFDAGVNVGFGTDSGALPGRIPGFAEHHELALMVRAGLTPMQAITAATGENAKLLHAADRGTIEVGKRADLLVLDADPLVDIGNTQRIFAVYHDGHNIADLPSRVK, encoded by the coding sequence ATGGCTCTGCGATTGAAGATGGCTCTGATTATTTTCTCTCTTGGCAGTCCTGTTGCGCTTTGCAGTTCTGTTGCGCTTGCGCAACAGGGAGCCGCGGCGAACGTGCCCGGGAGGCAGTCCCCTGCGCAGGAGGTGGTTGTGCTGCGGAATGCACGGGTGATTGACGGGACGGGTGCGCCGCCGCGGGAGCATGTTTCGTTGTTGTTGCGGAATGGAAAGATTGAGCAGGTTGGTGGAGTGGAGATGGCTGCGCCGGCGGGAGCGCAGGTTCGGGATCTGACGGGAAAGACCGTGATGCCGGGGTTGATCAGCGCGCACTCGCACCTGGGTTTGCTGGTGGAGGATGCGGAGTCTTCTGCGACCGGGTACACGCGGGAGAATGTGACGGCGCAGCTGAAGCAGTATGAGCGATATGGTGTGACTACGATCCTGTCGCTGGGCTTGAATCGCGATCTGGTGTTTGTGTTGCGGGATGAACAACAGGCGGGACGGTTGGGCGGTGCTTCGATCTTTACTGCGGGGAGGGGGATTGGAGTGCCGGATGGCGCGCCTCCGCTGCCTGCTGCGGCGGATCAGATCTATCGTCCGGCAACGGAGAAGGAGGCGAGGCGAGCTGTCGATGAAATGGCGGCGGAGCGTGTGGACATCATCAAGATCTGGGTGGACAAGCTGCATGGCAGGGCACCGGAGATGACGCCGGAGATCTACAAGGCCGTGATTGACGAGGCGCATAAACGGCATGTGCGTGTGGCCGCGCATGAGTATGCGCTGGAGGATGCGAAGCAACTTGTGGCGGATGGCGTGGATGTGCTGGCGCATTCGGTTCGGGACCAGGTGGTGGATGATGCGTTTGTGCGGTCGATGAAGCAGCACCATGTCTGGTATGTTCCGACGTTTACGGTGGATGAGTCGGCTTACATCTATGCGGAGGATCCTGACTTTATGAAGACGGCTTTCTTTCAGCAGGCCGCGGGTTCGAAGCTGATGGCGAAGTTTGACGCGGCTGGATACGCGGAGAAGATCATGCAGGATCCGCAGACGACGCAGCACAAAAGAGACTTCGAAGTGGGGCAGCAGAATTTGAAGAAGCTGTTTGATGCTGGTGTGAACGTTGGGTTTGGAACCGACTCGGGCGCGCTGCCAGGGCGCATTCCAGGGTTTGCAGAGCATCATGAGCTTGCCTTGATGGTGAGGGCGGGGCTTACTCCCATGCAGGCGATAACTGCGGCTACGGGGGAGAATGCGAAGCTTCTGCATGCGGCGGATCGCGGAACCATCGAGGTTGGCAAGCGTGCAGATCTGCTGGTGCTCGACGCTGATCCGCTGGTTGATATCGGGAACACGCAGAGGATCTTTGCGGTGTATCACGATGGGCATAACATCGCCGATCTGCCTTCGCGTGTGAAGTAA
- a CDS encoding AsmA family protein has translation MNESISDLTVRKHRGMWGWILISLLIAVIVLAVIGEIVVHRAMPILKGRVIETLSTRFNSRVEMEGFSVSVRKGLEVAGDGLRLYPQDEVVAAGATDPLITLGHFSFHASLSGLFVKPMHVGTVHVAGMAIHIPPREMRQQTPKGQRHLGKIKILVDEIVFDDSKLILGTIKPGKEPKDFELSRIVMRNVGPDAPWRYDATLVNAIPKGDIHAAGTFGPWNNESPGDSTVTGRYTFDHADLNTIKGIGGMLSSVGEFSGQLNRIVVDGTTETPDFSLDTANHPVPLHTKFHAIVDGTSGDTYLQPVEAQLGGSEFTCSGAVVNVKGKGHIIDLDVNVPAGRIQDFLQVAVKTTPVVMTGRLRMKTKLHIRPGPESVSKKIGLKGGFTLEQIHFTNPEVEDKVDMLSLRAQGDPKAAKPGAEDVHSEMVGEFVMDAGRLRFSKLNYSLPGADVMLAGEYTLDGERFEFEGKVRTKAKVSQMVASRWKSILLKPVDPFFKKDGAGAVIPVKVSGTKSAPKFGLDLHH, from the coding sequence ATGAACGAATCGATAAGTGATTTGACGGTTCGGAAGCATCGAGGGATGTGGGGTTGGATTTTGATCTCTTTGCTGATTGCGGTCATCGTTCTCGCAGTGATCGGCGAGATTGTAGTTCATCGGGCGATGCCGATTTTGAAGGGGCGCGTGATCGAGACGCTGAGCACTCGCTTCAACAGCAGGGTGGAGATGGAGGGCTTTTCGGTCTCGGTGCGGAAGGGGCTTGAGGTAGCTGGAGATGGGCTGCGCCTCTATCCGCAGGACGAGGTGGTTGCGGCCGGGGCGACGGATCCTCTGATCACGCTTGGCCATTTTTCGTTTCATGCGAGTCTGTCGGGTTTGTTTGTGAAGCCTATGCATGTTGGAACGGTGCATGTTGCGGGCATGGCTATTCACATTCCGCCGCGTGAGATGCGTCAGCAGACGCCAAAGGGACAGCGGCATCTGGGTAAGATTAAGATCCTGGTGGATGAGATTGTGTTCGATGATTCGAAGCTGATCCTCGGGACGATCAAGCCGGGCAAGGAGCCGAAGGACTTCGAGTTGAGCCGCATTGTGATGCGGAATGTTGGGCCGGATGCGCCGTGGAGGTACGATGCGACGCTGGTGAATGCGATTCCGAAGGGAGATATTCATGCGGCGGGAACGTTTGGTCCGTGGAATAACGAGAGCCCGGGAGATTCGACTGTGACGGGAAGATACACGTTTGATCATGCGGATCTGAATACGATCAAAGGGATTGGCGGGATGCTGTCTTCGGTCGGTGAGTTTAGTGGGCAGCTAAACCGGATTGTGGTGGATGGGACGACCGAGACGCCGGACTTTTCGCTGGATACGGCGAATCATCCGGTTCCGCTGCATACGAAGTTTCATGCGATTGTGGATGGGACCAGCGGGGACACGTATCTGCAACCAGTAGAGGCACAATTGGGAGGGTCGGAGTTTACGTGCAGCGGCGCAGTGGTGAATGTGAAGGGCAAGGGGCACATTATTGATTTGGATGTGAACGTGCCGGCGGGGCGGATTCAGGACTTTCTGCAGGTTGCGGTGAAGACGACGCCGGTGGTGATGACGGGGCGGCTACGGATGAAGACCAAACTGCATATTCGTCCGGGGCCGGAGAGCGTGTCGAAGAAGATTGGATTGAAGGGCGGCTTTACGCTTGAGCAGATTCATTTCACCAATCCCGAGGTGGAGGACAAGGTGGATATGTTGAGCCTGCGGGCGCAGGGAGATCCTAAGGCCGCAAAACCTGGTGCGGAGGACGTGCACTCGGAGATGGTGGGAGAGTTTGTGATGGATGCTGGAAGGCTTCGTTTCAGCAAACTGAACTACAGTTTGCCAGGAGCGGATGTGATGCTGGCGGGAGAGTACACGCTGGATGGAGAGCGCTTCGAGTTTGAGGGGAAGGTGCGGACTAAGGCGAAGGTGTCGCAGATGGTGGCTTCGAGGTGGAAGTCGATTCTGCTGAAGCCGGTTGATCCATTCTTCAAAAAAGATGGGGCTGGTGCGGTGATTCCTGTGAAGGTGAGTGGGACGAAGTCAGCGCCGAAGTTTGGGCTGGACCTGCATCACTAG
- a CDS encoding NUDIX domain-containing protein, which translates to MAIKTISSREVYRNPWTRVREDVIERANGKRGIYGVVDKDPACIVIPLEVGAEGEFVYLIEQFRYTVGARHWEFPQGGWELAEVVPEELARGELLEETGLTAERMTLLSTLQIAYGVMNQMQHVFLAEGLTMGKPDPDAEESDLVVKRVSVLELEAMILHGTIVDNCSVATWGLYRLWRERRELDLRR; encoded by the coding sequence GTGGCGATAAAGACGATTAGCAGCCGGGAGGTCTATCGGAATCCGTGGACCAGGGTGCGCGAAGATGTGATCGAACGGGCGAATGGCAAGCGTGGGATCTATGGGGTCGTCGACAAGGATCCCGCTTGCATTGTGATTCCGCTGGAGGTGGGAGCGGAGGGCGAGTTTGTTTATCTGATTGAGCAGTTCCGGTACACGGTGGGGGCGCGGCACTGGGAGTTTCCGCAGGGCGGGTGGGAGTTGGCCGAGGTGGTGCCGGAGGAGTTGGCGCGGGGAGAGTTGCTGGAGGAGACCGGGTTGACGGCGGAGCGTATGACGCTCCTGTCGACGCTGCAGATCGCGTATGGAGTGATGAATCAGATGCAGCATGTGTTTCTGGCTGAGGGGTTGACGATGGGGAAGCCAGACCCAGATGCGGAGGAGAGCGATCTGGTGGTGAAGCGGGTGAGCGTGTTGGAGTTGGAGGCGATGATTCTCCATGGCACGATCGTGGATAACTGCTCGGTGGCAACCTGGGGTCTGTATAGGCTCTGGCGAGAGCGACGGGAGCTGGATCTGCGGCGGTGA
- the rph gene encoding ribonuclease PH: MSVTTVTTASPQLFRPDHRPADALRQVRITPHYIAMAEGSVLMESGNTRVLCNATIEQGVPGWLRNSGRGWVTAEYGMLPRATLTRTARESERGKVGGRTHEIQRLIGRSLRSVVDMKALGERTIILDCDVLQADGGTRTAAITGACVALALALGKLVKAGTLKTSPLKQMVAATSVGIVDGNILLDLAYEEDSRAAVDMNVVMLANGGLVETQATAEHDSYTRTQLGQMLDYAEKGIHELLAAQRKILDQEGQA, translated from the coding sequence ATGTCCGTAACCACCGTAACCACCGCCTCCCCCCAGCTCTTCCGCCCCGACCACCGCCCCGCCGACGCCCTCCGCCAGGTCCGCATCACCCCTCACTACATAGCCATGGCCGAAGGCTCCGTCCTCATGGAGTCCGGCAACACCCGCGTCCTCTGCAACGCCACCATCGAGCAGGGCGTCCCCGGCTGGCTCCGCAACTCCGGCCGCGGCTGGGTCACCGCCGAGTACGGTATGCTCCCTCGAGCCACCCTCACCCGCACCGCACGCGAGAGCGAACGCGGCAAAGTCGGCGGCCGCACCCACGAGATCCAGCGCCTCATCGGCCGCTCCCTCCGCAGCGTGGTGGACATGAAGGCTCTCGGCGAGCGCACCATCATCCTCGACTGCGACGTTCTCCAGGCCGACGGCGGAACCCGCACCGCAGCCATCACCGGAGCCTGCGTCGCGCTCGCCCTCGCTCTAGGCAAGCTGGTCAAAGCCGGCACCCTCAAAACGTCCCCACTCAAACAAATGGTAGCCGCCACCTCCGTCGGCATCGTCGACGGCAACATCCTGCTCGACCTAGCCTACGAAGAAGACTCCCGCGCCGCCGTAGACATGAACGTCGTCATGCTGGCCAACGGAGGCCTTGTCGAAACGCAAGCCACCGCCGAGCACGACTCCTACACCCGCACCCAGCTTGGCCAGATGCTCGACTACGCCGAAAAGGGCATCCACGAACTTCTAGCCGCGCAACGCAAGATCCTGGACCAGGAAGGCCAAGCGTAA
- a CDS encoding UBP-type zinc finger domain-containing protein has product MECTHLNQIRKVKPSAKGCEECLKIGSSWVHLRMCLECGHVGCCDSSLHKHATKHFHTTQHAIMRSIEPGESWGWCYVDEMEVDVV; this is encoded by the coding sequence ATGGAATGTACTCATCTGAATCAGATTCGTAAGGTAAAGCCGTCAGCTAAAGGCTGCGAAGAGTGTTTGAAGATTGGCAGTAGCTGGGTGCATCTGCGGATGTGTCTGGAGTGTGGGCATGTGGGGTGCTGTGATTCGTCTTTGCACAAGCACGCGACCAAGCATTTTCATACGACTCAACATGCGATTATGCGGTCGATTGAGCCGGGCGAGAGCTGGGGCTGGTGTTATGTGGATGAGATGGAAGTTGATGTTGTGTGA
- a CDS encoding CocE/NonD family hydrolase, which produces MASVAVVGAQEAQTAEKHSAITLPVGALDAYVGQYRNEVEPDVVSSVYREGDKLYIEGERRARLELQAESADHFYARGLRVVFARSATGKVSGLTSTFGERGERGVETKEERFSQAGMRLNHFREYTRSEAMIPMRDGVNLHVVILRPAGSETNGEALPFLMQRTPYGTSWASSAAVNGSKPELAASGYIFVFGDIRGRYESEGKFVMNRAIVAHTTKSDVDETTDTRDTIDWLLKGVPNNNGKVGVLGVSYPGFLAMSAGIEAHPAVKAISPQAPMTNVWMGDDFFHNGAFRETYGFDYVQQLEAQKTDARVESKEDTYDFFLRNGNFAGAADAAKMENLPTAKIFLTQPAYTKFWQDMAVEKHLTKVEVPTLEVGGWWDQEDMWGTQAEYAALKPHDTTGEVFMVLGPWNHGGWGPTTRHLGVLDLGAATGDQYRKTMEAPFFEKYLKGRAGFDLTGVASFRTGVNKWERYEAWPPKQGFKEAELFLNADGALSRNAPAAAGDGKAAVSYSADPANPVPYRNRPIQSTYGDGSKWRTWLVEDQRFVSGRKDLANFSSPVLEKDVTVTGDVIADLFASTTGTDGDFVVKLIDVYPEDAPAPMAGYQLMIVDEIFRGRYQKSFETPEALTPGKVTEYKWSLHGADHTFLKGHKMMVEVQSSWFPLYDRNPQTFVPNIMTAPASAYRGQTVTIYGSEEYPSHLEFSVPDGD; this is translated from the coding sequence ATGGCTTCGGTGGCTGTGGTGGGGGCGCAGGAGGCGCAGACCGCGGAGAAGCATTCTGCGATTACGCTGCCGGTGGGCGCGCTGGACGCGTATGTGGGGCAGTATCGGAATGAGGTGGAACCCGATGTGGTGAGCTCGGTGTATCGCGAGGGCGACAAACTCTACATCGAAGGCGAACGGCGGGCGCGATTGGAGCTGCAGGCTGAGTCGGCCGATCATTTCTATGCGCGTGGGCTGCGGGTTGTGTTTGCGCGGAGTGCGACGGGTAAGGTGTCTGGTTTGACCAGCACGTTTGGCGAACGTGGGGAGCGAGGCGTTGAGACGAAGGAAGAGCGCTTCAGCCAGGCGGGGATGCGGTTGAATCATTTCCGGGAGTACACGCGCAGTGAGGCGATGATTCCGATGCGGGATGGAGTGAACCTGCATGTGGTGATTCTGCGGCCGGCGGGGTCGGAGACGAACGGGGAGGCGTTACCGTTTTTGATGCAGAGGACGCCGTATGGGACTTCGTGGGCGTCGTCGGCTGCAGTGAATGGCAGCAAGCCGGAGCTGGCGGCGAGCGGATACATCTTTGTGTTTGGCGATATTCGCGGACGGTACGAGTCGGAGGGGAAGTTTGTAATGAACCGCGCGATCGTTGCGCATACGACGAAGAGCGATGTGGATGAGACGACCGATACGCGCGACACGATCGACTGGCTGCTGAAGGGTGTGCCGAATAATAACGGCAAGGTGGGAGTACTGGGAGTGTCGTATCCGGGATTTCTGGCGATGTCGGCGGGGATCGAGGCGCACCCGGCAGTGAAGGCGATCTCTCCGCAGGCTCCGATGACGAATGTTTGGATGGGAGACGATTTTTTTCATAACGGGGCGTTTCGCGAGACGTATGGCTTCGACTATGTGCAACAGTTAGAGGCACAAAAGACGGATGCACGGGTTGAGAGCAAGGAAGACACCTACGATTTCTTTTTGCGCAATGGGAACTTCGCGGGGGCTGCGGATGCGGCGAAGATGGAGAACCTGCCGACGGCAAAGATATTTCTGACGCAGCCTGCTTATACGAAGTTCTGGCAGGACATGGCGGTGGAGAAGCATCTGACGAAGGTGGAGGTGCCGACGCTTGAGGTGGGAGGTTGGTGGGACCAGGAGGATATGTGGGGGACGCAGGCGGAGTACGCCGCGTTGAAGCCGCATGATACGACCGGTGAGGTGTTCATGGTGTTGGGGCCGTGGAACCATGGTGGGTGGGGGCCGACGACGCGGCATCTTGGGGTGCTCGATTTGGGCGCGGCGACTGGGGATCAGTACAGGAAGACGATGGAGGCTCCTTTCTTTGAGAAGTATCTGAAGGGGCGCGCTGGGTTCGACCTGACCGGCGTGGCCAGCTTCAGGACTGGTGTCAATAAGTGGGAGCGGTATGAGGCGTGGCCTCCGAAGCAGGGGTTCAAGGAGGCGGAGCTATTTTTGAATGCTGATGGCGCGTTGTCGAGGAACGCGCCTGCGGCTGCGGGAGATGGGAAGGCTGCGGTTAGCTACAGCGCAGATCCGGCGAATCCTGTGCCGTATCGGAATCGACCGATTCAGTCGACGTATGGAGATGGGTCGAAGTGGCGGACGTGGCTGGTGGAGGATCAGAGATTTGTGAGCGGGCGGAAGGATTTGGCGAATTTTTCATCGCCGGTGTTGGAGAAGGATGTCACTGTGACGGGAGATGTCATTGCGGATCTGTTTGCTTCGACGACAGGAACGGATGGCGATTTTGTGGTGAAGCTGATCGATGTTTATCCGGAGGATGCGCCGGCTCCGATGGCGGGATATCAGCTGATGATTGTGGATGAGATCTTTCGCGGGCGGTATCAGAAGAGCTTTGAGACGCCCGAGGCTTTGACGCCGGGGAAGGTGACTGAGTACAAGTGGAGTCTGCATGGTGCGGATCATACTTTTCTGAAGGGGCACAAGATGATGGTGGAGGTGCAGTCGAGCTGGTTTCCTCTGTACGATCGGAACCCGCAGACGTTTGTGCCGAATATCATGACGGCTCCGGCGAGCGCGTATCGGGGGCAGACGGTGACGATTTACGGATCGGAGGAGTATCCGTCGCATCTGGAGTTTTCGGTTCCTGACGGGGATTGA
- a CDS encoding sigma-54-dependent transcriptional regulator: MLRTTGFETAGAGVSGGVSMLSERTNGERMRDDGGADSPSGVLVGVSPVSAPDARAHAVSSAEHLGLLHVLVVDDDEAVRKACCQIAAGMGFEVVGAESATAARAILKQRRIDLLLLDLKLPGGGGLPLLEQVKALHPDMAVIVMTAFATVSSAVEAMRIGAGDYLTKPFALEELTAVLERTGQQLHMDVQSRQLRERLRTQQGMGGLVGRSPEMEKLYRILSKVAYSTHPVLILGESGTGKELVARSIHFNGPNAAKPFVPVDCGSLVPTLIESELFGHVKGAFTGADRAKEGLLASAEGGTVFLDEIGELPLDLQAKLLRALQEKEVRPVGATQARPISARVLAATNRDLATMVEQGRFRKDLYFRLNVVNLRIPPLRDRRDDIAVLATHFLKQMEKETGVVRSFSDSMLRTIAEYDWPGNVRELENAIERACALSSGPVLHLGDLPTQLQNFRMQQGPAIHATEEDEPMRSEAMGSSQDGIVSIAEMERQAILGTIRQLKGDKLMAAKLLGIGKTTLYRKLKEYGITEGMGD; this comes from the coding sequence ATGTTGAGGACGACAGGTTTCGAGACGGCGGGAGCCGGAGTCAGTGGAGGTGTTTCGATGTTGAGCGAGAGAACGAATGGCGAGCGAATGAGAGATGACGGAGGCGCGGATTCGCCGTCAGGAGTGCTGGTGGGCGTGTCGCCGGTCTCTGCGCCGGATGCGAGAGCCCATGCGGTGAGCTCTGCAGAACATCTGGGGCTGCTGCATGTGCTGGTGGTCGATGATGATGAGGCGGTGCGGAAGGCTTGCTGCCAGATTGCTGCGGGGATGGGGTTTGAGGTAGTCGGGGCGGAGAGCGCTACGGCGGCGCGGGCGATCCTGAAGCAGAGGCGGATAGATCTGTTGCTGCTGGATCTGAAGTTGCCGGGTGGTGGCGGGCTGCCGTTGCTGGAGCAGGTGAAGGCACTGCATCCGGACATGGCGGTGATTGTGATGACGGCGTTTGCTACGGTGTCCTCTGCGGTGGAGGCGATGCGGATTGGTGCGGGAGATTATCTGACCAAGCCGTTTGCGCTGGAGGAGCTGACCGCGGTGCTCGAGCGCACGGGGCAGCAGCTGCATATGGATGTGCAGAGCCGGCAGCTGCGCGAGAGGCTGAGGACGCAGCAGGGAATGGGCGGGCTGGTGGGCCGGTCGCCGGAGATGGAGAAGCTGTATCGGATCTTGTCGAAGGTGGCTTATTCGACGCATCCCGTTCTGATCCTGGGTGAGAGTGGGACGGGCAAGGAGCTGGTGGCACGGTCGATTCACTTCAATGGGCCGAATGCGGCGAAGCCGTTTGTGCCGGTGGACTGCGGGTCGCTGGTGCCTACGCTGATTGAGAGCGAGTTGTTCGGGCATGTGAAGGGAGCGTTTACCGGGGCGGATCGCGCGAAGGAGGGGCTGCTGGCCTCTGCCGAGGGCGGGACGGTGTTTCTGGACGAAATTGGTGAACTGCCGCTGGATCTGCAGGCGAAGCTGTTGCGGGCGCTGCAGGAGAAGGAGGTTCGGCCTGTAGGGGCGACGCAGGCGAGGCCGATCTCGGCTCGGGTGCTGGCGGCGACCAATCGTGATCTGGCGACGATGGTGGAGCAGGGGAGGTTTCGCAAGGATCTCTACTTTCGGTTGAACGTGGTGAATCTGCGGATTCCTCCGCTGCGGGATCGGCGAGACGATATTGCTGTCCTGGCGACGCACTTTTTGAAGCAGATGGAGAAGGAGACGGGGGTGGTGCGAAGTTTCTCGGACTCGATGCTGCGAACGATTGCGGAGTATGACTGGCCGGGCAATGTGCGGGAGCTTGAGAATGCGATAGAGCGGGCGTGCGCGCTGTCGTCGGGCCCGGTGCTGCATCTGGGCGATCTGCCGACACAGCTGCAGAACTTTCGTATGCAGCAGGGACCGGCGATCCACGCGACGGAGGAAGATGAGCCCATGCGGAGTGAGGCGATGGGCTCTTCGCAGGACGGGATTGTGTCGATTGCCGAGATGGAGAGGCAGGCCATCCTGGGGACGATTCGGCAGTTGAAGGGCGATAAGCTGATGGCGGCGAAGCTGCTTGGGATCGGTAAGACGACGCTTTACCGGAAGCTGAAGGAGTATGGGATTACCGAAGGGATGGGGGATTAG
- a CDS encoding sensor histidine kinase — translation MQSSTASGPEIYSGKFAALRHVTRQMGLGGSAMPTVRKTVDAPAAEMAAIVGVAEGAGLAHDAGNLLGALSLYSDLLALPGVLHEEHKEYANELRMLSDRSWAMIDRLVNHARAGRSTKVQGEFAVLPDVVDRCRGLLSRVAGRTVEISYGVGAFQAVKVPVESVERILTNLVKNAAEATPWVGAISIHVEGVLQQAENEGEEPRRRVVMTVSDRGCGMDKAAVRRLMQTGGISSANGRGLGFRVVRELVAISGGALDIESQPEVGTSISVEWSAMKRLDAVVEQERFEMEGLEMERTRMNDSGVKTVVRGEAGWIAC, via the coding sequence ATGCAGAGCAGTACTGCCTCGGGGCCAGAGATTTATTCAGGGAAGTTTGCAGCGCTTCGCCACGTGACACGCCAGATGGGTCTTGGTGGGTCGGCGATGCCAACGGTGCGTAAGACGGTGGATGCGCCTGCTGCGGAGATGGCGGCGATTGTGGGTGTGGCGGAGGGCGCGGGACTGGCGCATGACGCGGGGAATCTGCTGGGGGCGCTGAGTCTTTATTCGGATCTGCTGGCGCTGCCCGGAGTGCTGCATGAAGAGCACAAGGAATATGCCAACGAACTGAGGATGTTGAGCGATCGCAGCTGGGCGATGATTGACCGGCTGGTAAATCACGCGCGTGCGGGGCGCTCGACGAAGGTGCAGGGTGAGTTTGCCGTGCTGCCGGATGTGGTGGATCGGTGCAGAGGGTTGTTGAGCCGGGTGGCCGGGCGGACGGTGGAGATCTCTTATGGCGTGGGTGCGTTTCAGGCGGTGAAGGTGCCGGTGGAGTCGGTGGAACGAATTCTGACGAACCTGGTGAAGAATGCGGCGGAGGCGACGCCGTGGGTGGGAGCGATCTCGATCCATGTGGAGGGCGTGCTGCAGCAGGCGGAGAACGAGGGCGAGGAGCCGCGGCGCAGGGTGGTGATGACGGTAAGCGATCGTGGTTGCGGGATGGATAAGGCAGCGGTGCGGCGGTTGATGCAGACCGGCGGGATCTCTTCTGCAAACGGGCGGGGGCTGGGCTTTCGCGTGGTGCGGGAGCTGGTGGCTATCTCGGGTGGAGCTCTGGATATCGAGAGCCAGCCGGAGGTGGGGACGAGCATCTCGGTGGAGTGGAGTGCGATGAAGCGGTTGGACGCTGTGGTCGAGCAGGAGAGGTTTGAGATGGAAGGGCTGGAGATGGAGAGAACAAGGATGAATGATTCGGGAGTGAAGACGGTAGTGCGGGGAGAGGCTGGATGGATCGCATGTTGA
- a CDS encoding CDGSH iron-sulfur domain-containing protein — translation MSEEAVKITVRPNGPLRVEGHIVLKDADGKEWDLTGKPAISLCRCGASEKRPFCDGSHNRVGFQCAAGPGAVLT, via the coding sequence ATGTCAGAAGAAGCGGTAAAGATTACGGTTCGGCCCAATGGTCCGCTGCGGGTTGAAGGACATATTGTTTTGAAGGATGCAGATGGCAAGGAGTGGGATCTGACCGGGAAGCCGGCGATCTCGCTTTGCCGCTGCGGAGCTAGTGAGAAGCGGCCGTTTTGTGATGGATCGCATAATCGAGTGGGCTTTCAGTGCGCGGCTGGTCCTGGAGCAGTTCTGACCTAG